GTCGAAATATTGCAAGACTGAGAGTGTACTGAGGTATGACCTCATTTCAGATCTCCGTGTTTGCCACATGACACATAAaaactaattacattttaacataATTATTACCATATTGCGGCATATAGTAGTTATTACTACTACTATTACTCTGACACCATTTATCTATTAAACTATTTGTTTACTCCTACCACTattcttttcattttttgcaACAGTTATATGTACTTTTGAGCAACTTAAACTATCTTAGAAAGATAATCATTGCTGTAACAACAACGTTCAGCAATCCTTTTAGGACACTGAACCAGTTCTgcaatatacacacacacacacacacattctggtttccatgttttgtggggacattccacagacgtaatgtattttataccatacaaactgtatattctattccccttacctaccccattccctaaccccaaccatcacagaaacccttctactacttcacattttcaagaaacatcattctgtttgatttataagcttgtttcctagctTCATTATGTTGTTTCAACATTGGCCCTTTAATGAGGTAAGAACAGACATTAGGATCATAACTCGGTATCCTCGAGGCAGCCTGGCTCATCTATGGTCTCCAGTCGTCGCTGACAGGTGTCCATGATTTTTTTGCGGGGCCCCAATGGAATGTGAATACTCTTCAGGTCATCATCTGTGCATAGCAACAGGGCATCCAGATCGATTTTCTCTCTTTTTAAGATAGGAATGAATTCATTCATGCTCTGTGTGGCCAGAAAGACTTCCAGCGGACTCGTCTCAGGCTCATCGTCGTCGTCCAGCCCCAGCTCCACCTCCTCCCACGGCAGCTCCTGCACATTCCTCTCCTGCAGGCTACGGGCACTTCCAATGCTGTCGTCGTCCATACCGGGCTGCCGATGCATTCGACTGTGCAGGCGCACGTTATCGACTCGCTCGCTGCCTGCCAGACTGCCTTCGTCTCTGCGTCCGATGCCAAAAAGTCCGCCGCTCACATAGTTACGGCGGAAAACCATGGTGCCGAGTCCTGGACGGTTGAAGAGCGAGTCGTGACCCGAATCCGTGCTGATCTCCGAGCGCTCCATGTCTTGCCCGTGCAGGTCAGGCTCACTGATGGCACGTGAGATGGCATCCTCATTGTCACCTGGGAACATGTCTCGTATATTGCGACGGGACCGATCTTTAGGATTGACGTATGTACCCTGCTTTAAGAACATGACGTCATTTCCCAGTTGTAGGCCAGACAAAGAGTGGACACTTTTTCGTCCGTCTTCGTAGATCTTGAAGGTCCCGTCGCCTTGCTTCTTCTTCTCAAGCTTCTTCTGGATCTTAGTTTTGCCCCTGGCTGTGGCATGAAGAGTAGCCTGGAAAAACAAAGACAATTCATCAACATCTGAATACAACAATAACTTCCACATACCTTTGAATGAAACGGTACCTTTGGTGCTCTCGGAAATAAACCCGAATGCTTAACGATAAAGGGGCCGCGAGATTATTGGAAAGGTGCTAGTTTGTGTGACTGTGTGTGTATTTCCTTAACTAATTTTGAATAATCAGAGAGATCTTGTGAGATTCTAATAAGTCAGACCTGGGAGTATGGCACACTAGTGGCAGTGTTGAAGTGGTGTAACTTGCGACTCAAGGTGCTGCTTGCGTAGCTGGAGAAGCTCATGACATCAGAGACGGACGCTTCCGTCGACTCTCTCTGGAATTTGCGCTCCATACGCCGACGGTGCTTCTGCTGCAGTTTGACGCATTCTTTGATCCGCCTTTCAGCATCACGGAAAGCTCGGTCCTTCAGCTTGCTTACTAGTTTGGGGTTAAGGGTTGTCTGCTTGGCAGCAATGGAGTCCAGATAGCGCACACAGTCCATGTGATTCTTGGTGGCAGCCATGTCCAGCGGCGTGTGGTAGTCGTTGTCCAGGCACCACACGTTGGCACCAAAAGACACCAGAAAGGACAAGCAGTTGAGATGACCGTTGGCAGCAGCCAAGTGGAGTGGCGTGTTCCCCCATATGTCACATTTATCTGGGTCACCCCTGCAAGTGGAGCCAAAAGAGATCCATATCAGGCATTTACCTATGACCTCTACGAAACCCTACAGACACTGTGATGATACTTATCATGTTATTTAAATACGGgttttaaatatataacatgGCTACATAATTCGCACTTGCGTGTGTGAGGTGAAACTGGTCAAGGATTATCTTATGTCAGTATCACTTGTTTTTCCTAAGAATGGCTGGGAGCTCACTGTCAAGcccatgatttttttattatattttcagCACCGGGCTGTCATCCGTGAAGACAAGTAAATAATGTATGTCTGTGGTAGTGACACAACTGGTAGTATGCATATCACACACACGTAAGGAACAAACAGGTTTCCCCCCATATAATCTCAGGGCAATTActtggttttctttttttaaatgagaatGATCTAGACCAGGGTCATCTGCAGCACTAAGGCTGATCATATGCACTGGATCTGTAATTTGACCACCTGCTCAAATATGTGGTAACTCATCTGGTGTCGTCTTACGAGGAAGAACAACAGGGTTTCACCAGTGATGTCACACAAAATTCCTGTGTTCAGAATGTAACCACAACTAACACCAACTAACAAAGACGACACTGTTTGGTACTGTGTGACTGAAAAAAAGCTCATTTAAACATTGATTCATCTGTGTAATCGGTCACACTTGAGCTAACTCAGAGAATGCATTTTGGGTCAATCATTCAAACCTGCTTTCTGAAAGGCCCTAAAGAGTTGGAGAGTTAGAAAGACATCATATGCATCCACCAACTGTACACTATTGTCAAATACTTGTGACATTGAGACACATCGTGATGCATATTTCAATATGATGGACTGGATTTAAACATAACACTGGGTCATAACTGAAACGCTGCTTCGCTTTTGTCCAGTAAAAGCAGCTCGGATTTGAATATACATTATGAATGCATtgcatacataaatacatacatacaagcTAAAGCATGAATGCACTAAACTACACTGAAGTGTTTCTGAGCTTTGTCGTACTGTGCGCTGTGACCAACACAGCTGAGtcagattaatatttaatgggAGACAGGTGAAGCCCAGCAGAGTTGCATTATGGATGAGAAAAGCTGCAAGGTTTTCACAGTTGCATACTGGGTCAAGCCAGAATTTGGATTACGACCCTCTCACCTGTCTGACCTTGATTTATGGCATGCCAATACGTCTATcctgtatgtgtgtttatataaaaaGAGACCCTTACAGCACTTTATCAAAAAGGaaaataacttactgtaaagttACTCCCTGACAATTTTAccccacactgtaaaacatttatgtagaaatgacagtatta
This window of the Misgurnus anguillicaudatus chromosome 19, ASM2758022v2, whole genome shotgun sequence genome carries:
- the ush1ga gene encoding pre-mRNA splicing regulator USH1G, with the protein product MNDKYHRAARDGYLDLLKEATRKDLNAPDEDGMTPVLWAAYHGNLDALRLVVGRGGDPDKCDIWGNTPLHLAAANGHLNCLSFLVSFGANVWCLDNDYHTPLDMAATKNHMDCVRYLDSIAAKQTTLNPKLVSKLKDRAFRDAERRIKECVKLQQKHRRRMERKFQRESTEASVSDVMSFSSYASSTLSRKLHHFNTATSVPYSQATLHATARGKTKIQKKLEKKKQGDGTFKIYEDGRKSVHSLSGLQLGNDVMFLKQGTYVNPKDRSRRNIRDMFPGDNEDAISRAISEPDLHGQDMERSEISTDSGHDSLFNRPGLGTMVFRRNYVSGGLFGIGRRDEGSLAGSERVDNVRLHSRMHRQPGMDDDSIGSARSLQERNVQELPWEEVELGLDDDDEPETSPLEVFLATQSMNEFIPILKREKIDLDALLLCTDDDLKSIHIPLGPRKKIMDTCQRRLETIDEPGCLEDTEL